The sequence TGGAATTCATCATCAACCGCATGATTGGCGTACACCCGAAAGCGCTGTTGAACTACGACGGTCTGCCGCAGGAAATCAAGGAAAGCGTCGACAAGCGTATCGCTGGTTACGACGATCCGGTCGGTTTCTATGTCGAGAAACTGGTTGAAGGCATCAGCACCCTCGCTGCCGCGTTTGCACCGAAGAAAGTCATCGTGCGTCTGTCGGACTTCAAGTCCAACGAATACGCCAACCTGATCGGCGGCAAGCTCTACGAGCCGGAAGAAGAAAACCCGATGCTGGGCTTCCGTGGCGCTTCGCGTTACATCAGCGAATCGTTCCGCGACTGCTTCGAGCTTGAATGCCGCGCGCTGAAGCGTGTGCGCAACGAAATGGGCCTGACCAACGTCGAAATCATGGTGCCGTTCGTCCGTACCCTCGGCGAAGCCAGCCAAGTGGTGGATCTGCTCGCCGAAAACGGCTTGAAGCGCGGCGAGAACGGTCTGCGCGTGATCATGATGTGCGAATTGCCATCCAACGCGATCCTTGCTGAAGAATTCCTCGAATTCTTCGACGGTTTCTCGATCGGTTCCAACGACCTGACTCAGCTCACGCTGGGCCTGGATCGCGATTCCGGTATCATCGCGCACCTGTTCGACGAGCGTAATCCGGCGGTCAAGAAGCTCTTGGCCAACGCGATTGCCGCGTGCAACAAGGCCGGCAAGTACATCGGTATCTGCGGTCAGGGTCCATCCGACCACCCGGATCTGGCCAAGTGGCTGATGGAGCAGGGCATCGAAAGCGTGTCGCTGAACCCGGACACCGTGCTGGAAACCTGGTTCTTCCTGGCGGAAGGCCAAGCGCCGGCCTGATAAGTATGTGAACGGCCCGTTCCCTGTGGGAACGAGCCTGCTCGCGAAGACGGAGCAACATCCGCCATGGATATTGGCTGACACTCCGCTTTCGCGAGCAGGCTCGCTTCCACAGGAGGCGGGTTTTGAGATTCAAGTAGGGCGGGCTCCTGTAGATGCCGCCCTTTTTTGTGCAAGAGCATTATGCAAAGCAGCAGTGACCTATTTCCTGTCGCCCTGATCAGCGCCGAACGGCGCGGCGATCTGAGCGAAGACGTGTATCGCCTGAAACCCGGCAACAGCCCCGACTGGTCCGTGGAAATCGCTGTGACCCGGTTGGGCATGGCCGATGACTCGGCGCCTCGCGGTGTGCCGGTGATTTTGCTGCACGGCAGTTTTTCCAATCGACGTTTCTGGTTTTCACCAAAAGGCCTGGGCCTGGGCGCGTATCTGACGCGACTGGGGTTCGACGTGTGGATTCCGGAGATGCGCGGTCACGGTTTGTCGCAGCGCAACGAGGAATACCGGCGCAACCGTGTCGCCGACTACGCCCGTTACGACTTGCCGGCGATTGCCGCGTTCGTGCGAGAGCAGAGCGGGCAGGTTCCGCACTGGATCGGCCATTCGCTGGGCGGCATCACCCTGGCGGCGGCACTCGGTGGCGAATATCTTGGCGAGCCGGCGGTGGCTTCGGCGGCATTTTTCGGCACCCAGGTCAGCCGTACTTACTGGCCGCTGAAAATCCCGCCGGTCGAGTGGAGCGGGCGCTTTATTCTCAAGCGCTTTGCGCAATTGTCGGGTTCGCGGCTTAAACGAGGCCCGGAAGATGAACCGATCGGCCTGGCGCTGGAAAGCATGCGCTGGTACGGCTTGTTCGGCCGTTTTGGTGACAAGGACAAGGATTGGTGGGCGGGTCTGGCCGACGTCAAGGTGCCGGTGCTGGCAGTGACGGCGGCGGGGGATCATCAGGATCCGGCCTGGGCCT comes from Pseudomonas sp. RU47 and encodes:
- a CDS encoding alpha/beta fold hydrolase; this translates as MQSSSDLFPVALISAERRGDLSEDVYRLKPGNSPDWSVEIAVTRLGMADDSAPRGVPVILLHGSFSNRRFWFSPKGLGLGAYLTRLGFDVWIPEMRGHGLSQRNEEYRRNRVADYARYDLPAIAAFVREQSGQVPHWIGHSLGGITLAAALGGEYLGEPAVASAAFFGTQVSRTYWPLKIPPVEWSGRFILKRFAQLSGSRLKRGPEDEPIGLALESMRWYGLFGRFGDKDKDWWAGLADVKVPVLAVTAAGDHQDPAWACRKLFEQIGSEHKQFVNLGREQGFTDNFGHVEMLVSKAAQNEVWPLVARWLNDQHTPLLGEKPDLAAAV